One region of Permianibacter fluminis genomic DNA includes:
- a CDS encoding epoxyqueuosine reductase QueH, with the protein MNKYSLDHYQRPQLDTPNGSKKLLLHSCCAPCAGEVMEAVQASGIEQTVFFYNPNIHPREEYELRKQENIRFCEKKGIPFIDADYDSDNWFDRVKGLENAPERGERCTVCFDMRFERTALFAHEHGFDLISSTLGISRWKNMEQINGCGERAAARYDNVLYWTYNWRQQGGAARMVELAKVEQFYQQEYCGCVYSLRDTNRWRLSRGRDRIKRGVKFYGKDEIHIQMIAEDSQPDATSACQITPKASA; encoded by the coding sequence ATGAACAAGTATTCGCTCGACCACTACCAACGGCCACAGCTGGACACGCCCAACGGCAGCAAGAAACTGCTGCTGCATTCCTGCTGCGCGCCTTGCGCCGGCGAAGTCATGGAAGCGGTGCAAGCCTCGGGCATCGAGCAAACGGTGTTCTTCTACAACCCGAACATTCATCCGCGCGAAGAGTACGAACTGCGCAAGCAGGAGAACATCCGCTTCTGTGAGAAAAAAGGCATTCCGTTCATCGATGCCGATTACGACAGCGACAACTGGTTTGATCGGGTCAAGGGCCTTGAGAATGCCCCGGAGCGCGGCGAGCGCTGCACGGTCTGCTTTGACATGCGCTTTGAGCGTACGGCCCTGTTCGCCCACGAACACGGGTTTGATTTGATCTCCAGCACGCTCGGCATTTCCCGCTGGAAGAACATGGAGCAAATCAATGGCTGCGGCGAGCGCGCCGCAGCCCGCTACGACAACGTGCTGTACTGGACCTACAACTGGCGCCAGCAAGGCGGTGCGGCACGCATGGTTGAGCTCGCCAAAGTTGAGCAGTTCTATCAGCAAGAATACTGCGGCTGCGTTTACAGCCTGCGCGACACCAATCGCTGGCGGCTGTCACGGGGCCGCGATCGCATTAAACGCGGCGTCAAGTTTTACGGCAAAGATGAAATCCATATTCAGATGATCGCTGAAGACAGCCAGCCGGACGCCACCAGCGCCTGCCAGATCACCCCGAAAGCATCCGCTTGA
- a CDS encoding MATE family efflux transporter yields the protein MNHLSPPPATSHAASTKRELSDLIRIALPAVAAQLATMALGTVDTIMAGQLGPDALAAVATGVNLISPLMLFLLGVFLSLNPIVSQYNGAKNQAAVAASIQSGLWFALLISVPVFFLWRQLGIVLDWLQVEPSVKPTAIEYIKALSWGTPVFWLFLSLRFCNEGLFATKAVMSCAFLAVPVNAFFNWVFMYGNLGAPKLGAVGTGYATSVTWLLMFVFMLLYTLKAKRHAGLRQHFVWHKPDWPRLYEIVRLGLPMGSAFALEVLMFAMMGLMMATYNTTIISAHQIALNYASLTFMVPLGIANAITARVGFAVGSGSAAAVRRAGWVGIGFAGSIALLSTGSMLLLPNQIAGLYTDSADVITMAVSFLSLAAIFQLSDALQVTASGALRGLKETRYPMLISMLAYWVVGFPLGWLLAHYTALGPAGYWAGMIGGLSLAAILLNWRFWRRSSHWHPAFSAATATTGDKIAAATSPGQ from the coding sequence ATGAACCACTTGTCACCGCCACCAGCCACCAGCCACGCTGCAAGCACCAAACGCGAACTGTCGGATCTGATCCGTATTGCGTTGCCTGCCGTCGCCGCTCAATTGGCGACCATGGCGCTCGGTACCGTCGACACCATCATGGCCGGTCAACTGGGACCCGATGCACTTGCCGCCGTGGCGACCGGCGTCAATCTGATTAGCCCGCTGATGCTGTTCCTGCTTGGCGTTTTCCTTTCACTGAATCCGATTGTCTCGCAATACAACGGCGCCAAGAATCAGGCAGCCGTTGCCGCCAGTATCCAGAGTGGTTTGTGGTTTGCGCTGCTGATCAGCGTGCCAGTGTTTTTTCTCTGGCGACAACTCGGCATTGTGCTCGACTGGTTGCAGGTGGAGCCCTCGGTAAAGCCGACCGCCATTGAATACATCAAGGCGCTGTCCTGGGGTACGCCGGTCTTTTGGCTGTTTCTCAGTTTGCGCTTTTGCAATGAAGGCCTGTTCGCCACCAAGGCCGTGATGAGCTGCGCGTTTCTGGCGGTGCCGGTCAACGCTTTTTTCAACTGGGTGTTCATGTACGGCAATCTGGGCGCGCCGAAACTCGGCGCCGTCGGTACCGGTTATGCCACCAGCGTGACCTGGTTGCTGATGTTTGTCTTCATGTTGCTGTACACCTTGAAGGCAAAACGTCATGCCGGCCTGCGCCAGCATTTTGTCTGGCACAAGCCGGACTGGCCGCGGCTGTATGAAATCGTGCGACTCGGCCTGCCGATGGGTTCGGCATTCGCTCTGGAAGTGCTGATGTTTGCCATGATGGGTCTGATGATGGCGACCTATAACACCACCATCATTTCGGCGCATCAGATTGCACTCAACTACGCCTCGCTGACGTTCATGGTTCCGCTCGGCATCGCCAATGCGATCACGGCGCGGGTTGGTTTTGCCGTCGGCAGTGGCTCGGCCGCGGCGGTGCGGCGTGCCGGCTGGGTCGGAATCGGTTTCGCCGGCAGCATCGCCCTGCTTTCAACCGGCAGCATGCTGTTACTGCCGAACCAGATTGCCGGCTTGTACACCGACAGCGCCGACGTGATCACAATGGCGGTCAGCTTCCTGTCGCTGGCGGCCATCTTCCAGCTGTCCGACGCGCTGCAGGTCACCGCCTCCGGCGCCTTGCGCGGGCTGAAAGAAACCCGCTATCCCATGCTGATCAGCATGCTCGCCTACTGGGTGGTCGGCTTTCCGCTTGGCTGGCTGCTGGCGCATTACACCGCGCTCGGCCCGGCCGGTTACTGGGCCGGCATGATCGGCGGTCTGAGCCTGGCGGCCATCCTGCTGAACTGGCGTTTCTGGCGCCGGTCCAGTCACTGGCACCCGGCATTTTCTGCTGCCACGGCGACAACTGGTGATAAAATCGCCGCCGCCACGTCGCCGGGCCAGTAA
- a CDS encoding phosphatidylserine/phosphatidylglycerophosphate/cardiolipin synthase family protein has protein sequence MTETAPPSLEQAMLGTPGDFALHNSNDNRLAALRLIAQAQRHIHVFSRDLDARVFDDADVSHALSALARRHRSSHVRLLVADVGPAQRNGHRWLELVQRLSSKIDVRITHEDHLHHPFCFLVADQSGLLYRSNAAEYSGEAHFHAPLLCLEKLKFFDEVWQLSRPASELRRLFI, from the coding sequence ATGACCGAAACAGCCCCCCCTTCCCTTGAACAGGCAATGCTCGGCACGCCCGGGGATTTCGCGTTGCACAACAGCAACGACAACCGGCTGGCAGCGCTGCGGCTGATTGCCCAGGCCCAGCGCCATATCCATGTGTTCAGCCGTGATCTCGATGCCCGCGTCTTCGATGATGCCGACGTCAGCCACGCCCTGAGTGCACTGGCACGTCGGCATCGCAGTAGCCATGTCCGCCTGCTGGTGGCGGATGTCGGCCCGGCCCAGCGCAATGGCCATCGCTGGCTGGAACTGGTGCAGCGACTGAGCAGCAAGATTGATGTCCGCATTACCCATGAGGATCATCTGCACCATCCGTTCTGCTTTTTGGTGGCGGACCAGTCCGGCCTGCTGTATCGGAGCAATGCCGCCGAATACAGCGGCGAAGCCCACTTCCATGCCCCGCTGCTGTGTCTGGAAAAACTGAAATTTTTTGACGAGGTCTGGCAGCTCAGCCGGCCAGCGAGCGAGTTGCGCCGACTGTTCATCTGA
- a CDS encoding GNAT family N-acetyltransferase, with amino-acid sequence MEQAFRILRSTWRDHGSLMALVRQKVFEVEMRIAPEHDQDGQDDHCVHVLAVSPEGEAVGTGRLEPDGTIGRIAVLLPWRQHGVGSALLDELVAIALERGHQTVTLAAPITAQGFYETHQFRPDGCVYMAAGIPHRNMLLTLASGQRQRSIAS; translated from the coding sequence ATGGAGCAGGCCTTCCGCATTCTTCGCAGTACCTGGCGCGACCATGGTTCGCTGATGGCGCTCGTGCGCCAGAAGGTATTCGAAGTGGAAATGCGGATTGCCCCGGAACATGATCAGGATGGTCAGGATGATCACTGCGTTCACGTGCTGGCGGTTTCGCCGGAGGGTGAAGCCGTGGGCACCGGTCGGCTGGAACCCGATGGCACCATCGGTCGCATTGCGGTGCTGCTGCCGTGGCGGCAGCATGGAGTCGGTTCGGCCCTGCTCGACGAGCTGGTCGCCATCGCGCTGGAGCGCGGCCATCAAACCGTAACCCTTGCAGCGCCCATCACCGCTCAGGGCTTCTATGAAACCCACCAGTTCCGCCCGGATGGCTGCGTCTACATGGCGGCCGGCATTCCGCACCGGAACATGCTGCTGACGCTTGCCAGCGGCCAACGCCAACGCTCCATCGCGTCCTGA
- a CDS encoding cupin domain-containing protein, whose product MSARSPFGALSPEQFLRDYWQKKPLLIKGAFSTALAAITPEELAGLAMEEDVESRLVQHDPVSKQWQLQHGPFKASTFKKLPKENYTLLVQAVDHWVPEVAALRQAYHCFPQWRFDDVMVSYAVKGGGVGPHIDQYDVFLIQGLGRRRWLVAESSITVIPNPEVSALRQIQPFEPSMDVIVEPGDVLYVPPGAPHCGTALEPCLTYSVGFRAPSQADIVTRLAEWLVENGIDGKRYTDPDLQAVSDAALIPGQTLQKVRALMQDLLQQPALVERAFACLVSQTRLPLEPPEQEISVAKLKTALGKNKLLERNDDARLAWFAGADGHVHLFANGEELDVGALNSNSAAFLCNQQQIDGSALNEFVSDLAFLPALAMLVNRGVFSL is encoded by the coding sequence ATGTCCGCACGCTCGCCTTTTGGCGCCCTCAGCCCTGAACAATTCCTGCGCGACTACTGGCAAAAGAAACCGCTGCTGATCAAAGGCGCTTTCAGTACTGCGCTGGCAGCCATCACACCGGAAGAATTGGCTGGCCTTGCCATGGAAGAGGATGTCGAGTCGCGGCTGGTCCAGCACGATCCGGTCAGCAAGCAGTGGCAACTGCAGCACGGCCCGTTCAAGGCCAGCACCTTCAAGAAGCTGCCGAAAGAAAATTACACGCTGCTGGTGCAGGCGGTTGATCACTGGGTGCCCGAGGTCGCCGCGCTACGGCAGGCTTACCACTGTTTTCCGCAGTGGCGATTCGATGACGTGATGGTCAGTTACGCGGTCAAGGGCGGCGGCGTCGGTCCGCACATTGATCAGTACGACGTTTTCCTGATTCAGGGACTCGGCCGTCGTCGCTGGCTGGTGGCCGAATCGAGCATCACCGTCATCCCGAATCCCGAAGTCAGCGCGCTGCGCCAGATCCAGCCGTTTGAACCGAGCATGGATGTCATCGTCGAGCCGGGCGATGTGTTGTATGTGCCGCCCGGCGCGCCGCACTGTGGCACGGCATTGGAGCCCTGTCTGACCTATTCGGTCGGCTTCCGGGCGCCCTCGCAGGCCGACATCGTGACCCGTCTGGCCGAGTGGCTGGTCGAAAACGGCATCGACGGCAAACGCTATACCGACCCGGATTTGCAAGCCGTCAGCGATGCCGCGCTGATTCCCGGCCAAACCCTGCAGAAAGTGCGCGCGCTGATGCAGGATCTGCTGCAGCAACCGGCGCTGGTCGAGCGGGCGTTTGCCTGTCTGGTCAGCCAGACCCGATTGCCACTGGAGCCACCGGAGCAAGAAATCAGCGTCGCCAAGCTGAAAACCGCGCTCGGCAAGAACAAGCTTCTCGAGCGCAATGACGATGCCCGTCTCGCCTGGTTCGCTGGTGCCGATGGCCATGTGCACCTGTTTGCCAATGGCGAAGAGTTGGACGTTGGTGCCTTGAACTCGAATTCCGCAGCGTTTTTATGCAACCAGCAGCAGATAGACGGCAGCGCATTAAACGAATTTGTCAGTGATTTGGCCTTTTTGCCGGCACTGGCTATGCTGGTCAACAGAGGGGTATTTTCCCTCTAG
- a CDS encoding sensor domain-containing diguanylate cyclase, which translates to MTRRQRAFRLLRPLFASVLLGGAGALVNYLLLSPVPAPVLYLGGLFYLPILIRFGTGYGLLCAVLTQLPLTATLQVWLPFPELIVLGWLIHRRQLEPIAASLRYWLTLGLACSAYISFQTSGWDLWTRLLAALTPPLTGLVMMTLTRHTLAVFQRSQQDGNEAISHQLGNLLIVFSCLPVLAFHVIATPIYTREQLNQSLREVEHAEQIAHERYNLLVERNLRGLVTISEMIGTSVDKSLASFEPFINRVVGNLQEVFTIVLIDQDGYARGGAPDTFPDGMRVADADQFYGDRDYFVEAKRDREPAVSYGIIGRRMNPEPLLSMVAPILTDQQQFRGVVLGNLPLRRLHTVFTGLEHPDRFDGLIYDRKQQILFSTERLQLPPLAALSSQTLAPVLETATLPTALSLGDDLRPYLWQGKLVRHASNEVGGGMVLIFALLPDITAMAVNSLLTLLVLLGVIFAARLLSQRYSGRLLRPLLDLHRHLQQLDPTRLHQMQPLLIESSTREINELVRSFNAMMVRIAKGRLETDWAILQKDKLNLELDHRIAERTEELAKKAAELELLSVTDSLTGLYNRRHLTAQLQDEWTRLQRNGGRFAVMLFDVDHFKQINDRHGHPAGDEVLRQIGLRVRECIRNLDTAARYGGEEFAVLLPGIDASHALVVAERLRVRLAELSFNAGEVTFQFTVSIGVCDSDSPGLHNQEELLQRADQALYRAKQNGRNRCLIWTDSPASA; encoded by the coding sequence GTGACCCGCCGCCAGCGTGCCTTTCGGCTTTTGCGACCCTTGTTTGCCAGCGTGCTGCTGGGGGGTGCCGGTGCGCTGGTCAATTACTTGTTGCTGTCACCGGTGCCGGCGCCCGTGCTGTATCTCGGCGGGCTGTTCTATCTGCCCATCCTGATCCGCTTCGGCACCGGCTACGGCCTGCTCTGTGCCGTACTCACCCAATTGCCGCTGACTGCAACGTTGCAAGTCTGGTTGCCGTTTCCGGAATTGATCGTGCTCGGCTGGCTGATCCACCGCCGCCAACTGGAACCAATCGCGGCCAGCTTGCGCTATTGGCTGACACTGGGCCTGGCTTGCTCGGCTTATATTTCCTTCCAGACTTCAGGTTGGGATCTGTGGACCCGTCTGCTCGCGGCGTTGACGCCACCATTGACCGGTCTGGTCATGATGACGTTGACTCGGCACACACTCGCGGTATTCCAGCGAAGCCAACAGGATGGCAACGAAGCGATCAGTCATCAGCTCGGCAATCTGCTGATTGTATTCAGCTGCCTGCCGGTGCTGGCATTTCACGTTATCGCAACACCGATCTACACCCGCGAACAGCTCAATCAGAGCCTGCGCGAGGTCGAGCATGCCGAGCAGATCGCGCATGAGCGTTACAACCTGCTGGTCGAGCGAAACCTGCGCGGACTGGTAACCATCAGCGAAATGATTGGCACCAGCGTCGACAAATCCCTGGCCAGTTTTGAGCCCTTTATCAATCGCGTCGTCGGCAATCTGCAGGAAGTCTTCACCATTGTCTTGATCGATCAGGACGGTTATGCCCGCGGTGGCGCACCCGATACCTTTCCTGACGGGATGCGGGTCGCCGATGCGGACCAATTTTATGGTGACCGCGATTATTTTGTCGAAGCCAAGCGTGATCGCGAGCCGGCGGTTTCTTACGGCATCATCGGTCGCCGGATGAATCCGGAACCGCTACTGTCGATGGTGGCCCCGATTCTTACTGATCAGCAGCAGTTTCGCGGCGTTGTACTCGGTAATTTGCCGCTGCGCAGGCTGCACACGGTCTTTACCGGCCTTGAACACCCGGATCGCTTCGATGGTCTGATTTATGATCGCAAGCAGCAAATTCTGTTCAGTACCGAACGTCTGCAGCTACCGCCACTCGCCGCGCTTTCCAGCCAAACCCTCGCACCCGTCTTGGAAACCGCGACCTTGCCGACAGCCTTGTCGCTGGGTGACGATCTGCGCCCGTACTTGTGGCAGGGCAAACTCGTTCGTCATGCCAGCAACGAGGTCGGCGGCGGCATGGTGCTGATATTTGCCTTGCTGCCCGATATCACGGCCATGGCGGTAAACAGCTTGTTGACCTTGCTGGTTTTGCTTGGGGTTATTTTTGCGGCACGTTTGCTGTCACAACGTTACAGCGGCAGGCTGCTGCGACCGCTGCTCGATTTGCATCGCCATTTGCAACAGCTCGATCCGACCCGGCTGCATCAGATGCAGCCGCTGCTGATTGAATCCAGCACGCGGGAAATCAATGAGCTGGTCCGCAGCTTCAACGCCATGATGGTGCGCATTGCCAAGGGCCGTCTGGAAACCGATTGGGCCATCCTGCAAAAGGACAAACTCAATCTTGAACTGGATCACCGTATCGCCGAACGCACCGAAGAGCTGGCAAAAAAAGCGGCCGAACTGGAGTTGCTGTCGGTCACCGACAGCTTGACCGGTCTGTACAACCGGCGGCATCTGACAGCGCAATTGCAGGACGAATGGACCCGACTCCAACGCAATGGCGGCCGCTTCGCAGTGATGCTGTTCGATGTCGATCACTTCAAGCAAATCAACGATCGCCATGGTCACCCGGCTGGTGACGAGGTGCTGCGCCAGATTGGCCTGCGCGTTCGGGAATGCATCCGCAACCTCGATACCGCGGCGCGGTATGGTGGTGAAGAGTTTGCAGTATTGCTGCCCGGCATTGATGCCAGCCATGCGCTGGTGGTGGCAGAGCGGTTGCGGGTACGGCTTGCCGAACTCAGCTTCAATGCCGGCGAGGTCACATTTCAGTTCACCGTCAGCATCGGTGTTTGTGACAGTGACAGTCCAGGCCTGCACAATCAGGAAGAGTTGCTGCAACGTGCCGATCAGGCGCTGTACCGGGCCAAACAAAACGGCCGCAACCGCTGCCTGATCTGGACCGATTCCCCCGCCTCTGCCTGA
- a CDS encoding C1 family peptidase — MAKRKEEAIRRDSMDFRDLIYQPALLSLPEQRLPNWQWLQVLDQEQEGACTGFGLAAVINYLLRERGKKEQVSPRMLFEMAKRFDQWPGEKYDFSSTRGALKGWYKNGVCKAPLWPYKTDKPGTLSEAAKLDALQRPLGAYYRVLTRVSDVHAALNEVGVLYASAGVHDGWDEPKKGVIVPEKANGGGHAFAIIGYNADGFLIQNSWGHGWGGYKCDGAKHDGVALWTYEDFEQNIWDIWAARLALPQTWRSQERSRYTASNAGIRVSDSGPAAHAIDHHYIHIDDGQFDPLGDYPSSPAQLKRLLTALEQEQPEHILLYAHGGLNSVKDAASRAGKWRSCFQRHGVFEIHFLWETGFLAELKDILIGKDKFANERAGASSSWWDNWIERLAQRPGYALWKEMKVDAERAFASKSSAGTVFLKALKESIDKQPNKPKLHLVGHSAGSIWHGHLLQQWRQLQMPALTSMSLFAPACTTALFQSHYQPLLGQLLPELDLYLLSDEDEQDDTVGGVYRKSLLYLVSRAFESRKEQVSILGMARFLDELGKPLPKSLRVYLTERDKKMTTASGHGGFDNDKPTMDAMLDRVLNKPRPKEGWFKPEELKGY; from the coding sequence ATGGCCAAGCGCAAGGAAGAGGCAATTCGTCGCGACTCCATGGATTTTCGCGATCTGATTTATCAACCGGCATTGTTGTCACTGCCGGAGCAACGATTGCCGAACTGGCAGTGGTTGCAGGTGTTGGATCAGGAGCAGGAGGGCGCTTGTACCGGTTTTGGTTTGGCGGCCGTCATCAATTATCTGCTGCGTGAGCGGGGCAAGAAAGAACAAGTCAGTCCCCGTATGCTGTTTGAAATGGCCAAGCGGTTTGATCAATGGCCCGGTGAAAAATACGATTTCAGCAGCACCCGCGGGGCGCTGAAAGGCTGGTACAAAAACGGTGTCTGCAAGGCGCCACTGTGGCCCTACAAAACCGACAAGCCCGGCACGCTGTCGGAAGCGGCAAAACTGGATGCTCTGCAGCGACCACTCGGTGCCTATTACCGGGTGCTGACCCGGGTTTCCGATGTTCATGCGGCGCTGAATGAAGTGGGGGTGCTGTATGCCAGCGCCGGTGTTCACGATGGCTGGGATGAGCCGAAGAAAGGCGTCATCGTGCCCGAGAAAGCCAATGGCGGCGGTCATGCCTTCGCGATCATCGGTTACAACGCCGATGGCTTTCTGATTCAAAATTCCTGGGGCCACGGCTGGGGCGGCTACAAATGTGATGGCGCCAAACACGACGGCGTTGCGCTGTGGACCTATGAGGATTTTGAACAAAACATCTGGGATATCTGGGCCGCGCGGCTGGCGTTGCCGCAAACCTGGCGCTCACAGGAGCGCAGTCGCTATACCGCCAGCAATGCCGGCATTCGGGTTTCTGATTCCGGACCGGCCGCGCACGCGATTGATCATCACTACATACACATTGATGACGGTCAATTTGATCCGCTCGGCGATTATCCCAGTTCACCGGCGCAACTGAAGCGTTTGCTGACCGCGCTGGAACAGGAACAGCCCGAGCATATTCTGCTGTATGCCCACGGTGGCCTGAACAGCGTCAAGGATGCCGCCAGCCGCGCTGGCAAATGGCGCAGCTGTTTCCAGCGTCATGGCGTGTTCGAGATTCACTTCTTGTGGGAGACCGGCTTTCTGGCGGAACTGAAAGACATTTTGATTGGCAAGGACAAGTTTGCCAATGAACGCGCCGGTGCCAGCAGCTCTTGGTGGGACAACTGGATCGAACGTTTGGCGCAACGCCCGGGCTATGCGCTGTGGAAAGAAATGAAAGTCGATGCCGAGCGGGCGTTTGCCAGCAAGTCCAGCGCCGGCACCGTTTTTCTGAAAGCGCTGAAAGAAAGCATCGACAAGCAGCCGAACAAACCGAAATTGCATTTGGTCGGTCACAGCGCTGGCAGCATCTGGCATGGTCATTTGTTGCAGCAATGGCGGCAACTGCAAATGCCGGCTCTGACCAGCATGAGTCTGTTCGCTCCGGCCTGCACCACGGCCTTGTTCCAGTCACACTACCAACCCTTGCTGGGCCAGCTGCTGCCGGAACTGGACTTGTATCTGCTCAGCGATGAAGACGAGCAGGACGATACGGTTGGCGGTGTCTATCGCAAGTCTTTGCTCTATCTGGTGTCGCGAGCTTTCGAGTCCAGAAAAGAACAGGTATCGATTCTGGGCATGGCACGCTTTCTCGACGAGCTGGGCAAACCGCTGCCAAAAAGCCTGCGCGTCTATCTGACCGAACGTGACAAGAAGATGACCACGGCGTCCGGCCATGGCGGCTTTGACAATGACAAGCCAACCATGGATGCCATGCTGGATCGCGTGTTGAACAAACCGCGGCCGAAAGAGGGCTGGTTCAAGCCGGAGGAGTTGAAGGGCTATTGA
- a CDS encoding pseudouridine synthase, translating to MSETLPILFQDEYLIAVHKPAGLLVHRSGIDRHETRFAMQLVRDQIRQHVYPVHRLDKGTSGVLLFALSSALAAELMQRFADQQIAKRYWAVVRGHPPAQGRIEYALGRIRDGYDDHKADDDKADDRGANHGRVEVTSTELAQPAITDYRRLATIELPFAVDRYPASRYALLELSPLTGRQHQIRRHLKHIAHPIIGDVRYGKGNHNRYFREVLLAPRLLLACVEMRLLHPVTAAPLVLAQNVDGVFRTLLQRWQWPTEVQAVNPEQCH from the coding sequence ATGTCCGAGACCCTGCCGATTCTTTTTCAGGATGAATACCTGATTGCGGTGCACAAGCCGGCCGGCCTGCTGGTGCACCGCAGCGGTATTGATCGGCATGAAACCCGCTTTGCCATGCAGCTGGTTCGCGACCAGATTCGCCAACACGTTTATCCGGTCCATCGGCTGGATAAAGGCACCTCCGGTGTGCTGCTGTTTGCCTTGTCGAGCGCGCTGGCAGCCGAGCTGATGCAGCGCTTTGCCGATCAGCAAATTGCCAAGCGTTACTGGGCCGTTGTGCGCGGCCACCCGCCGGCGCAGGGTCGCATCGAGTACGCGCTCGGTCGCATCCGTGACGGCTATGATGATCACAAGGCGGATGATGACAAGGCAGACGACCGCGGTGCGAATCACGGCAGAGTGGAGGTCACCAGCACCGAGCTGGCACAGCCTGCGATCACCGATTACCGCCGGCTCGCGACCATCGAATTGCCTTTCGCCGTCGATCGCTATCCTGCCAGCCGTTATGCCTTGCTGGAGCTGTCGCCGCTCACCGGCCGCCAGCACCAGATCCGCCGGCACTTGAAACACATCGCCCATCCGATTATCGGTGATGTCCGTTACGGCAAGGGCAACCATAATCGCTATTTCCGCGAGGTGCTGCTGGCACCGCGGCTGCTGCTGGCCTGCGTTGAAATGCGGCTGCTGCACCCGGTCACGGCTGCGCCGCTGGTGCTCGCGCAGAATGTTGACGGAGTCTTTCGCACCTTGTTGCAACGCTGGCAGTGGCCAACGGAAGTGCAGGCGGTCAACCCTGAGCAATGCCATTAA